A region of Streptomyces deccanensis DNA encodes the following proteins:
- a CDS encoding GntR family transcriptional regulator, protein MSPAPESKQDRRPPYQHAADELRRDILQGRIKPGEQMPAIRELQERFGVANMTMRSALNVLRDEGLIYTIHGRGSFVADHDGGGEFSANYTAPAWYLSKKGQKPGQAEPGEGRPDDAEAAGANLADILTSLRDEIRALSADHQELRREVEELKAAQQSKS, encoded by the coding sequence ATGAGCCCCGCGCCAGAGAGCAAGCAGGACCGTCGGCCGCCGTATCAGCACGCTGCCGACGAGCTCCGGCGCGACATCTTGCAGGGGCGGATCAAGCCCGGCGAGCAGATGCCGGCCATTCGCGAGCTACAGGAACGCTTCGGCGTGGCCAACATGACCATGAGGTCCGCGCTCAACGTGCTGCGCGACGAGGGCCTGATCTACACGATCCATGGCCGAGGGAGCTTCGTCGCAGACCATGACGGTGGGGGCGAGTTCTCTGCGAACTACACCGCGCCAGCTTGGTACTTGTCGAAGAAGGGCCAGAAGCCAGGCCAGGCAGAGCCAGGAGAGGGAAGGCCCGACGACGCTGAAGCCGCCGGGGCCAACCTCGCTGACATCCTCACATCGCTACGCGACGAGATCCGTGCCCTTAGCGCTGATCATCAGGAACTACGCCGTGAGGTAGAGGAGTTGAAGGCAGCGCAGCAGTCGAAGTCGTAG
- a CDS encoding FtsK/SpoIIIE domain-containing protein has translation MKDPNAPAEGIFGHVPIIVALVLASLVGWALWWVVRYVRADAMTRQSIRQAVRVRWGWKRLAPMLKLSATDKTPTALASLANTQGKPNKPRVLIPALKVKHDAYGVIARAQCLPGVGLQQFQKAAPHLADAWRCTRVAVTQDKPGQVLIRGVRLDPLKFPTEHHPSGDAPEETARWDLGLDEYAQPVSVNLTQVPGVTVAGLPGFGKTSLINRLLSDWAPSPAVQFACADGKVSAAYEGDYADWVQRMFAFVGDDLEAANKLFRHLVELRRARSASVRQVLGVKSMWDVGPSESWPLVVLIVDEAHTYFRDHKGSDQQTKKLAALAAENARLVEDLVKKGRSVGLLVILTTQKSTGDAIPTFIRDVCPVGLSFAQKTAEAAVAALGDEIREWPDANPINLQDPTYVGVASMNHQSQPGFTRIRTPYVPDAEAARVAEQTASLTADPYALLEALLGPRMADADLTKLDA, from the coding sequence ATGAAAGATCCGAACGCCCCGGCGGAAGGGATCTTCGGTCACGTCCCGATCATCGTCGCCCTGGTGTTGGCCTCGCTTGTCGGATGGGCGCTCTGGTGGGTGGTCCGCTACGTGCGCGCCGACGCCATGACCCGGCAGTCCATACGGCAGGCCGTACGCGTGCGGTGGGGCTGGAAGCGACTGGCACCGATGCTCAAGCTGTCGGCCACGGACAAGACCCCGACCGCGCTCGCGTCGCTGGCGAACACACAGGGCAAGCCCAACAAGCCCCGCGTCCTCATCCCGGCCCTGAAGGTGAAGCACGACGCATACGGAGTGATCGCGCGGGCACAGTGCCTGCCTGGCGTCGGACTCCAACAGTTCCAGAAAGCGGCTCCGCACCTGGCGGACGCCTGGCGGTGCACACGAGTGGCGGTCACCCAGGACAAGCCTGGGCAGGTCCTCATCCGGGGTGTGCGACTGGATCCACTGAAGTTCCCCACAGAGCACCACCCCTCGGGCGACGCACCGGAAGAGACGGCCCGGTGGGATCTGGGCCTGGACGAGTACGCGCAACCCGTATCCGTGAACCTCACGCAGGTGCCCGGCGTGACCGTGGCCGGCCTTCCCGGCTTCGGCAAGACCAGCCTGATCAACCGGCTTCTCTCCGACTGGGCACCCTCGCCCGCAGTGCAGTTCGCCTGCGCGGACGGCAAGGTGTCCGCTGCCTACGAAGGCGACTACGCCGACTGGGTCCAGCGGATGTTCGCCTTCGTGGGCGACGACTTGGAAGCGGCCAACAAGTTGTTCCGGCACCTGGTGGAGCTCCGCCGCGCACGGTCGGCGTCGGTGCGCCAAGTGCTCGGGGTGAAGTCCATGTGGGACGTCGGGCCCTCCGAAAGCTGGCCCTTGGTCGTGCTGATCGTCGACGAAGCCCACACCTACTTCCGCGACCACAAGGGCAGCGACCAGCAGACGAAGAAGCTGGCCGCGCTCGCCGCCGAGAACGCCCGGCTCGTGGAAGACCTGGTGAAGAAGGGCCGGTCCGTGGGTCTGCTCGTCATCCTCACCACTCAGAAATCCACGGGCGACGCGATCCCCACTTTCATCCGCGACGTCTGCCCCGTCGGCCTGAGCTTCGCTCAGAAGACCGCCGAAGCCGCCGTGGCAGCCCTCGGTGACGAGATCCGGGAATGGCCGGACGCCAACCCGATCAACCTCCAGGACCCCACTTACGTCGGCGTCGCGTCCATGAACCACCAGTCGCAACCCGGCTTCACCCGCATCCGCACGCCCTACGTGCCCGACGCGGAAGCGGCTCGCGTCGCCGAGCAGACGGCCAGCCTCACCGCCGACCCGTACGCCCTCCTGGAAGCCCTCCTCGGCCCTCGCATGGCGGACGCGGATCTCACCAAGCTCGACGCCTGA
- a CDS encoding DUF2637 domain-containing protein, whose translation MTEDRITQRTITAVMILIAALAFVFSFGNVWSLALRLGVPGPIAPLIAPMVDLSVVGLLVALRYLSLRGLPADQMTAATRLMHFSGLLTLALNVAEPIVAGHYGRAAVDAVAPLLLLGWGSVGPQLLRAFHTVARPAIPAPQQDKIESVPEKASDAPRPAVPLATAPAPVAPRIAPVPAPTAVKVPEPLLTEARSIATSHHTEHGEPITAAQLKTRLGIGLPMATALHAAL comes from the coding sequence ATGACAGAGGACCGGATCACTCAGCGCACCATCACCGCCGTCATGATCCTCATCGCTGCGCTGGCGTTTGTCTTCTCCTTCGGCAACGTCTGGTCCCTTGCCCTGCGCCTCGGCGTCCCCGGCCCGATCGCACCGCTCATCGCCCCGATGGTGGACCTGTCCGTGGTCGGCCTCCTGGTCGCGCTCCGCTACCTCTCCCTGCGCGGCCTGCCCGCAGACCAGATGACGGCCGCCACCCGCCTCATGCACTTCTCCGGACTGCTGACCCTCGCCCTCAACGTCGCAGAACCGATCGTCGCCGGACACTACGGCCGCGCCGCCGTCGACGCGGTGGCCCCGCTGCTCCTCCTCGGCTGGGGCTCCGTCGGCCCGCAGCTCCTGCGCGCCTTCCACACCGTTGCGCGCCCTGCCATACCGGCCCCCCAGCAAGACAAGATCGAGTCCGTACCAGAGAAGGCTTCTGACGCGCCCCGCCCTGCGGTGCCGCTCGCTACGGCCCCGGCCCCGGTCGCTCCTCGCATCGCCCCAGTGCCCGCCCCGACTGCGGTCAAGGTTCCTGAGCCGCTGCTGACCGAAGCCCGATCCATCGCAACGTCCCACCACACCGAGCACGGCGAACCGATCACGGCGGCCCAGCTCAAGACACGACTCGGGATCGGCCTGCCCATGGCCACCGCGCTTCACGCCGCGCTGTAG
- a CDS encoding replication initiator, which produces MRRPLDLRHVISPGLRDLVELANTDDFDRVTEQVRDLRGCTSPVNLHGWTITTDQTTKQVIRSYRSEDEPSGRLLTTCGNRRASRCPACSRLYAADTYHLIRAGLSGGKNVAEAVRDHPRAFVTLTAPSFGPVHNRPTTHTGKPRPCACGESHPQDAPELGTPLRPASYDYTGAVLWNAHAGALWARFTIYLRRALAEHLGMTQKALNAALRVSFAKVAEYQQRGLVHFHAVVRFDGPDGHTTSPPAWATFDALRVAVGLAVERAQLTVDSDAVGERVIRWGDRFKVDQISALGDGELTDAKVAGYVAKYATKNAEGAGTVDRTLVCRPCAGRGYVRGPDRFRDLCDDCDGTGQAEPLTDLPVQQHARQMIRTAWALGHLPEFADLKLWKWAHMLGFRGHFSSKSRAYSTTLGALRDVRRAWRTAQAEAARIRAGLPVDDENTTLVTASSWTYLSSGYRPGEELLAAQVRHDLAWSQQLKHERALPA; this is translated from the coding sequence ATGCGCCGCCCCCTCGACCTGCGCCACGTCATCAGCCCCGGCCTGCGGGACCTGGTCGAACTGGCCAACACCGACGACTTCGACCGCGTGACGGAACAGGTCCGCGACCTTCGCGGCTGCACCAGTCCCGTCAACCTGCACGGCTGGACGATCACCACCGACCAGACCACCAAGCAAGTGATCCGCTCCTACCGCTCCGAGGACGAACCCTCCGGACGCCTCCTCACCACCTGCGGCAACCGCCGTGCCTCCCGCTGCCCAGCCTGCTCCCGCCTCTACGCGGCCGACACCTATCACCTGATCAGGGCCGGACTGTCCGGCGGGAAGAACGTCGCCGAAGCCGTCCGCGACCACCCCCGCGCCTTCGTCACCCTCACCGCCCCGTCCTTCGGCCCCGTCCACAACCGCCCCACGACCCACACGGGCAAGCCCCGCCCCTGCGCATGCGGCGAGAGCCACCCCCAGGACGCTCCCGAACTCGGCACCCCGCTCCGCCCGGCAAGCTACGACTACACCGGTGCCGTGTTGTGGAACGCGCACGCCGGGGCCCTGTGGGCTCGCTTCACGATCTATCTACGTCGTGCCCTCGCCGAGCACCTCGGCATGACGCAGAAAGCACTCAACGCGGCTCTCCGCGTCTCGTTCGCCAAAGTCGCCGAGTACCAGCAACGCGGCCTGGTCCACTTCCACGCGGTCGTCCGCTTCGACGGTCCCGACGGCCACACCACGTCGCCCCCGGCCTGGGCCACGTTCGACGCCCTACGCGTCGCCGTCGGCCTGGCGGTCGAGCGTGCCCAGCTCACGGTCGATTCGGACGCGGTCGGCGAACGTGTCATCCGGTGGGGCGACCGGTTCAAGGTGGACCAGATCTCGGCCCTGGGTGACGGCGAACTCACTGACGCCAAGGTCGCCGGATACGTCGCCAAGTACGCCACGAAGAACGCCGAGGGCGCGGGCACCGTGGACCGCACCCTCGTATGCCGCCCCTGCGCCGGACGCGGCTACGTACGCGGCCCCGACCGCTTCCGCGACCTGTGCGACGACTGCGACGGCACCGGCCAAGCCGAACCGCTCACCGATCTCCCCGTCCAGCAGCACGCACGCCAGATGATCCGCACTGCATGGGCGCTCGGCCACCTCCCCGAGTTCGCCGATCTCAAGCTCTGGAAGTGGGCCCACATGCTCGGCTTCCGCGGTCACTTCTCCAGCAAGTCACGCGCCTACTCGACCACCCTCGGCGCACTCCGCGACGTACGCCGTGCCTGGCGCACCGCTCAAGCCGAAGCCGCCCGCATCCGCGCCGGCCTCCCCGTCGACGACGAGAACACCACCCTCGTCACCGCCTCGTCGTGGACCTACCTCAGCAGCGGCTACCGCCCCGGCGAAGAGCTCCTCGCCGC